A stretch of DNA from Basfia succiniciproducens:
TCGTACTTTTGCTTTTTTGGGTAACAAATTGCAGCAACCGATTTGCATCAACCTTCGGATTGGCATAAGGATCTTGCTTCGTCATATCCTGTAAGCTGTCTTCAGCAAACGCCAGCCATTGTTGATATGTTTGGGGGTAAATTTTTGTTATTGTGATTTCTTCACCGATTACCATAAAATCCTCAGTTAGTTGTTTAAACCTAATCCCTGATTTCATCGTTCTTTTCTCTTGAATTTTCGACAAGTATTAGGGTCCGTTTATCTTTTATAAACAGACCCTAAAAGAATGTGCGGGATAAACAGGAAAAAGGCAAGCCTGCAAGCCCACCCTTTGAAGAACCTTATGGTTGATCCGATAACGCCGCCAGTTGATCCGCCTGGTATTCGGTGATGATTGGTTGAATCAATTCATCGATTTTACCGTTCATCACTTCATCCAGGCGATATACAGTTAAATTAATACGGTGATCCGTCACACGGCCCTGCGGATAGTTATAAGTACGGATTTTATCCGAACGGTCGCCCGAACCTAATAAATTACGACGGGTCGTAGCCTGTTCGGCAGCTAATTTATCCTGCTCCGCCTGTACCAAACGCGAAGCTAATACTGCCAAGGCTTTCGCTTTGTTTTTGTGTTGCGAACGTTCATCCTGACATTCCACCACCATCCCTGTCGGAATATGGGTGATACGCACGGCAGAGTCGGTTTTATTGATATGCTGGCCACCGGCACCGGATGCCCGGTAAGTATCAATACGTAAATCCGCCGGATTAATTTCCGGCATTTCGCTTTCAGGTAGTTCCGGCATCACCGCAACGGTACAGGCAGACGTATGAATACGGCCTTGCGATTCGGTTTTGGGTACGCGTTGCACACGGTGACCGCCCGATTCGAATTTAAGCTGCCCGTAAACGTTATCACCGCTCACTAAAGCGATAATCTCTTTATATCCGCCTTGTTCGCTTTCATTTTCACTAAGCACTTCAACACGCCATCTTTTCATTTCGGCATAACGACTGTACATACGGAATAAATCGCCGGCGAAAATACCCGCTTCATCACCGCCTGTTCCGGCACGGATTTCTAAATAGGCGTTATATTCATCGTTCGGATCGCGTGGCAATAATAAAATCTGTAAATGCTGTTCGACTTCTTCAAGTTCGTTTT
This window harbors:
- the prfA gene encoding peptide chain release factor 1, whose amino-acid sequence is MKPSIISKLDSLNERYEELEALLGDASVISDQDKFRAYSKEYSQLEEVVKTFSRWKQLNSNIEEAELLLDDPEMKEMAQMEIEESKNELEEVEQHLQILLLPRDPNDEYNAYLEIRAGTGGDEAGIFAGDLFRMYSRYAEMKRWRVEVLSENESEQGGYKEIIALVSGDNVYGQLKFESGGHRVQRVPKTESQGRIHTSACTVAVMPELPESEMPEINPADLRIDTYRASGAGGQHINKTDSAVRITHIPTGMVVECQDERSQHKNKAKALAVLASRLVQAEQDKLAAEQATTRRNLLGSGDRSDKIRTYNYPQGRVTDHRINLTVYRLDEVMNGKIDELIQPIITEYQADQLAALSDQP